The following proteins are co-located in the Thermus aquaticus genome:
- a CDS encoding S8 family serine peptidase, translating to MPEGLSPQAWGGRWYRAPGGGLFPDRPLRAQGQGEPLFPRQWGLALAGFPEAWARGRGEGVVVAVVDTGVLPGHPDLEGVLLPGLDLVDGDTDPTEPVVSPLQTFHGSHVSGILAAAWNGVGMAGASQAQVLPIRLLTPEGTGRESDLILALRWAAGIPVPGLPPNPHPAQVVNLSLSGEGPCSPALQEALDEVRARGVLVVAAAGNYGRDFRDYFPGNCRGVLTVGAVGPEGRLASYSNRSAPLLAPGGDGASGVLGPTLGGHRLLQGTSQAAPHVSGALALLRSRGAASPEALEGALLAGSRSTPEGRLLDAFAALKALEGGGVAFRVEGRLALKPGEEGSLAVEVLSPYPVPVRVAAEGGLAAYLAPNPAQGTAHLRVRAPTGTAPGAYRVRLEGGGAWATAEVQVEALPARVVLSACSGEGSCRSLVLPPDGGPFRLEGLSPGTYRLLAFLDRDGDGLLDRDEPWTEAQVSAPARGVRLLVR from the coding sequence GTGCCCGAGGGGCTTTCCCCGCAGGCCTGGGGCGGGAGGTGGTACCGGGCCCCAGGCGGGGGCCTCTTCCCCGACCGGCCCCTTCGGGCCCAGGGCCAGGGGGAGCCCCTCTTCCCCCGGCAGTGGGGCCTGGCCCTCGCCGGCTTCCCCGAGGCCTGGGCCCGGGGCCGAGGGGAGGGCGTGGTGGTGGCGGTGGTGGACACCGGGGTCCTCCCCGGCCACCCCGACCTCGAGGGCGTCCTCCTTCCGGGGTTGGACCTGGTGGACGGGGACACCGACCCCACGGAGCCCGTGGTGAGCCCCCTCCAGACCTTCCACGGAAGCCACGTCTCGGGAATCCTGGCGGCGGCCTGGAACGGGGTGGGGATGGCGGGGGCCTCCCAGGCCCAAGTCCTCCCCATCCGCCTCCTCACCCCCGAGGGGACGGGGCGGGAGAGCGACCTGATCCTCGCCCTCCGGTGGGCGGCGGGGATCCCCGTGCCGGGCCTTCCCCCAAACCCCCACCCGGCCCAGGTGGTGAACCTCTCCTTAAGCGGGGAAGGCCCCTGTTCCCCCGCTTTGCAAGAGGCCCTGGACGAGGTGAGGGCCCGGGGCGTCCTGGTGGTGGCGGCGGCGGGGAACTACGGGCGGGACTTCCGGGACTACTTCCCCGGGAACTGCCGGGGGGTCCTCACCGTGGGGGCGGTGGGCCCTGAGGGGAGGCTCGCCTCCTACTCCAACCGCTCCGCCCCCCTCCTCGCCCCCGGGGGGGACGGGGCTTCCGGGGTCCTGGGCCCCACCCTGGGGGGACACCGCCTCCTCCAGGGGACGAGCCAGGCGGCCCCCCACGTCTCGGGGGCCCTGGCCCTCCTTCGCTCCCGGGGGGCGGCCTCCCCTGAGGCCCTGGAGGGGGCGCTCCTCGCGGGGAGCAGGTCCACGCCGGAGGGGAGGCTTTTAGACGCCTTCGCCGCCCTGAAGGCCCTGGAGGGGGGCGGGGTGGCCTTCCGGGTGGAGGGCCGCCTGGCCCTGAAGCCCGGGGAGGAGGGGAGCCTGGCCGTGGAGGTCCTAAGCCCCTACCCGGTCCCCGTGCGGGTGGCGGCGGAAGGGGGGCTTGCCGCCTACCTCGCCCCGAACCCCGCCCAGGGCACGGCCCACCTCCGGGTGCGGGCGCCCACGGGGACGGCCCCCGGGGCCTACCGGGTGCGCCTGGAAGGGGGCGGGGCCTGGGCCACGGCGGAGGTCCAGGTGGAGGCCCTTCCCGCCCGGGTGGTCCTCTCCGCCTGTTCCGGGGAGGGGTCTTGCCGGAGCCTCGTCCTGCCCCCGGACGGGGGGCCTTTCCGGCTTGAGGGCCTCTCCCCCGGAACCTACCGCCTCCTCGCCTTCCTGGACCGGGACGGGGACGGGCTCTTGGACCGGGACGAGCCCTGGACGGAGGCCCAGGTGAGCGCCCCGGCCCGGGGGGTACGGCTCCTGGTGCGGTAG
- a CDS encoding tyrosine-type recombinase/integrase — protein sequence MGGILVDRMAVEAFLFFLQREGRRWPRLEPGDLKAFLRELLTKGNPLAPSPRPYQERSLIRVVAALRLFARFLDWAGVGWPQGLEWPDRPGEPARVDLALPEADYERLLRAIPTFPVAHHRPFLQALIPFLGETGLDYRETVGLWRQDYRGESLLVRGRRAREVPLSPEAREALEAWLPLRDYLASLHPIPYPHLFLRTSEGPERGKPWSLGALVPLVRALFKHAGLDHVRNKPLALRYRAVRRLIARGYPKEKVAYFVGIKRVAQGWE from the coding sequence GTGGGGGGAATCTTAGTGGACCGCATGGCCGTGGAGGCCTTCCTCTTCTTCCTCCAGAGGGAGGGAAGGAGGTGGCCCAGGCTGGAGCCCGGGGACCTCAAGGCCTTCCTCCGGGAGCTCCTCACCAAGGGCAACCCCCTCGCCCCTTCCCCCAGGCCCTACCAGGAGCGGAGCCTCATCCGGGTGGTGGCCGCCCTCCGCCTCTTCGCCCGCTTCCTGGACTGGGCCGGGGTGGGCTGGCCCCAGGGCCTGGAGTGGCCCGACCGCCCCGGGGAGCCCGCCCGGGTTGACCTCGCCCTCCCCGAGGCGGACTACGAGCGCCTCCTCCGGGCCATCCCCACCTTCCCCGTGGCCCACCACCGCCCCTTCCTCCAGGCCCTCATCCCCTTCCTGGGGGAGACGGGCCTGGACTACCGGGAGACCGTTGGCCTCTGGCGGCAGGACTACCGGGGGGAGAGCCTCCTGGTGCGGGGGCGGAGGGCCCGGGAGGTGCCCCTCTCCCCCGAGGCCCGGGAGGCCCTGGAGGCGTGGCTTCCCCTCCGGGACTACCTGGCCAGCCTCCACCCCATCCCCTACCCCCACCTTTTCCTCAGGACCTCGGAGGGGCCGGAGCGGGGCAAGCCTTGGAGCCTGGGGGCCCTCGTCCCCCTGGTCCGGGCCCTCTTCAAGCACGCGGGCCTGGACCACGTCAGGAACAAGCCCCTCGCCCTCCGCTACCGGGCGGTGCGGCGGCTCATCGCGAGGGGCTACCCCAAGGAGAAGGTGGCCTACTTCGTGGGCATCAAGAGGGTGGCCCAGGGGTGGGAGTGA
- a CDS encoding WD40/YVTN/BNR-like repeat-containing protein gives MKRLKILLLVVTVALSACNGSIPGISGPWRALEPFTSVSLFGVAHGPQGFVAVGWTGFEGRIFVSPDGSTWRQVNYQVSSQLYEITYANGLYVAVGQDNTVLLSPDGQAWQMVYRGGVGYLNDVAFGGGRFVATGAFGYVLVSRDGTGQAWDLVDVPDGWELHGIAYGNGVFAITNDRGDIFVSQDGRSWERVLQGNFRRLSKLAFTGERFVAVGQGGRILLSQDGRTWVEAPANASIDLTAVAYGEGRFVAVGSGNAALTSTDGRSWTPENLGSYYTLRDVVFGNGRFVAVGDSGALLVRQR, from the coding sequence ATGAAGAGGTTAAAGATTCTCCTATTGGTGGTCACCGTGGCCCTTTCGGCCTGCAACGGCTCCATCCCGGGGATAAGCGGTCCGTGGCGAGCCCTCGAGCCGTTCACCTCCGTGAGCCTTTTCGGCGTGGCCCACGGCCCCCAGGGGTTTGTGGCCGTGGGATGGACAGGCTTTGAAGGGCGCATCTTCGTCTCCCCTGACGGCTCCACCTGGCGTCAGGTGAACTACCAGGTGAGCAGCCAACTTTACGAGATCACCTACGCCAACGGCCTCTACGTGGCCGTAGGCCAAGACAACACCGTCCTCCTCTCCCCCGATGGCCAGGCTTGGCAGATGGTCTACAGGGGTGGGGTAGGCTACCTCAACGACGTGGCCTTTGGCGGGGGACGCTTCGTGGCCACGGGGGCCTTCGGCTACGTGCTGGTCTCCCGGGACGGCACGGGGCAGGCCTGGGACTTGGTAGACGTGCCCGATGGTTGGGAGCTCCACGGCATCGCCTACGGTAATGGCGTCTTCGCCATAACCAACGACCGCGGCGACATCTTCGTCTCCCAAGACGGGAGGAGCTGGGAGAGGGTCCTCCAGGGGAACTTCCGCAGGCTGAGCAAACTGGCCTTCACCGGGGAGCGGTTTGTGGCCGTGGGGCAGGGGGGCCGGATCCTCCTCTCCCAGGACGGGCGCACCTGGGTGGAGGCCCCCGCCAATGCCTCCATAGACTTAACTGCCGTAGCCTACGGAGAAGGGCGCTTTGTGGCGGTGGGCTCGGGAAACGCCGCCCTCACGTCCACCGACGGGCGCAGCTGGACTCCTGAGAACCTGGGCAGCTACTACACCCTCCGAGACGTGGTCTTTGGCAACGGCCGCTTCGTGGCGGTGGGGGACTCTGGGGCGCTCCTGGTCCGGCAGCGGTAG
- a CDS encoding AAA family ATPase, which produces MEEGPHLVPVSEMAERLGITRERVRQMILEGKLEAVRLGRYWYVRQGGKTRLRQAYTLFTHAGGAGKTSLARDLGYELARRGFRVLLIDTDPQANLTSWLGVREVQPQETLLHLVETGQLPPPRSLKDWNLDLIPASLDLARVEVRLMQRPLATLLLRTALRKEERYDFVLIDSLPSLGHLAALGAMAGDGLLVPVETSVKGVEALVGVMEAAQEYREALEQVAPEAPKTFVRLFIPTKYDARTSGDNRVLERIASLRELAPVASPIAYRPGPHRKATEQAVPIQLVGDRQAREEVERLAEEFLQNVVAKDLSRKPQETGVGQ; this is translated from the coding sequence ATGGAAGAAGGACCCCATCTGGTGCCGGTTTCGGAGATGGCCGAAAGGCTGGGGATCACCCGGGAACGGGTCCGGCAGATGATCCTCGAGGGGAAGCTGGAGGCGGTGCGCCTCGGGCGGTACTGGTACGTGCGCCAGGGGGGAAAAACCCGCCTTCGCCAGGCGTATACCCTTTTCACCCACGCGGGCGGGGCCGGGAAGACCTCTCTGGCCCGGGACTTGGGCTACGAGCTGGCCCGTAGGGGATTCCGGGTCCTGCTGATAGACACAGACCCGCAGGCCAACCTGACCTCCTGGCTAGGGGTGAGGGAAGTCCAACCCCAGGAAACCCTCCTCCACCTGGTGGAAACGGGGCAACTGCCACCGCCCCGCTCCCTCAAAGACTGGAACCTGGATCTGATCCCCGCCAGTTTAGACCTGGCCAGGGTGGAGGTCCGCCTCATGCAACGCCCCCTCGCTACCCTCCTGTTGCGCACGGCCTTACGGAAGGAGGAGCGGTACGACTTCGTGCTCATAGACTCCCTTCCCTCCTTGGGGCATCTGGCGGCTCTAGGGGCCATGGCCGGCGACGGCCTCTTGGTCCCCGTGGAAACCAGCGTCAAAGGGGTAGAAGCCCTGGTAGGGGTGATGGAAGCCGCCCAGGAGTACCGGGAAGCGTTGGAGCAGGTAGCCCCCGAGGCCCCAAAGACCTTCGTAAGGCTCTTCATCCCCACCAAGTACGATGCCCGGACCTCCGGGGACAACCGAGTCCTGGAGAGGATAGCCAGCCTTAGGGAACTGGCGCCTGTAGCCTCTCCTATCGCCTACCGCCCGGGCCCCCACCGCAAAGCCACAGAACAGGCGGTGCCCATCCAACTGGTAGGGGATCGGCAGGCTCGGGAAGAGGTGGAGAGGTTGGCGGAGGAGTTCCTGCAGAATGTGGTAGCCAAGGACCTCTCTCGTAAACCCCAGGAGACGGGGGTGGGCCAGTGA
- a CDS encoding ParB/RepB/Spo0J family partition protein: MSRLDEVLGTALLKGKRAQGAGREVVTVPLEALLPSPQPRRRFENLEPLAQSIREKGVLQPLLVRPLGDGRYAIVAGERRYRAAKMAGLAEVPVRVLDLSEKEARLLALVENLQREDLNPYEETLGVLELLSEELGKTREEVVGLLRRMRKEKRGEAGHNVMASPEAQRVEEVFRALGRMTWESFVQNRLPLLGLPEDLRAALEEGTLPYTAALELKKVKNLEARARLLEEAKGGLSLRELRARVREVMAKEKTPPPWHKEVAARLARLDPESLPPEKRRAVEEKIRELLALLEKR, translated from the coding sequence GTGAGCAGGCTAGACGAAGTCTTGGGAACGGCCCTGCTAAAAGGAAAAAGGGCCCAGGGGGCAGGCAGGGAAGTTGTAACGGTACCCCTCGAGGCGCTCCTCCCCTCCCCCCAGCCCCGCAGGCGCTTTGAGAACCTCGAGCCCCTCGCCCAGTCCATCCGGGAGAAGGGGGTCCTCCAGCCCCTCCTGGTGCGGCCCCTGGGGGACGGGCGGTACGCCATCGTGGCCGGGGAAAGGCGCTACCGGGCGGCGAAGATGGCGGGGCTCGCCGAAGTCCCGGTCCGGGTCCTGGACCTTTCGGAAAAGGAAGCCCGCCTCCTCGCCCTGGTGGAGAACCTCCAGCGGGAGGACCTGAACCCCTACGAGGAGACCCTGGGGGTGCTGGAGCTCCTATCGGAAGAGTTGGGGAAGACGAGGGAGGAGGTGGTGGGGCTCCTCCGGCGGATGCGGAAGGAGAAAAGGGGGGAGGCGGGCCATAACGTTATGGCCTCCCCCGAGGCCCAGAGAGTGGAGGAGGTCTTCCGCGCCCTGGGCAGGATGACCTGGGAGTCCTTCGTGCAGAACCGCCTCCCCCTCCTAGGGCTTCCCGAGGACCTGAGGGCGGCCCTGGAGGAGGGCACCCTCCCCTACACCGCCGCCCTGGAGCTCAAAAAGGTGAAGAACCTCGAGGCCCGGGCCCGGCTCCTGGAGGAGGCCAAGGGGGGCCTCTCCCTGAGGGAGCTCAGGGCCAGGGTGCGGGAGGTCATGGCGAAGGAGAAGACCCCTCCTCCCTGGCACAAGGAGGTGGCGGCGAGGCTTGCCCGGCTGGACCCCGAAAGCCTCCCTCCGGAGAAGCGGCGGGCGGTGGAGGAGAAGATCAGAGAGCTCCTGGCCCTCTTGGAGAAGCGATGA
- a CDS encoding type ISP restriction/modification enzyme, whose protein sequence is MTGDTWVLSIRKYLSELRRVQALAQGEAEPEAQLIPLVKGLLEETLGVRVVIEARPKGDTKVGKPDLGVKHQGLLVGFVELKAPGKGADPERYRGHDREQWERFRQLPNLVYTDGRDFALFREGEKVREVRLASEGDAEALRELFLDFLNWRPLVPRNPQELARFLAPLARFLREAVLEEVRENPNGELARLREEWRKNLLPEGDERVFADAYAQLITYGFLLAAALDSGEEPLYLERALELLEGRYGLLMEALFVANHPRLLAEIRPAYDLLRRALRAVDPSVFRVQGVDPWLYFYEDFLQAYDPDLRKDMGVYYTPVPVVRAMVRLVDEALKEGFGLAEGLAHEKVTVLDPAMGTGTFLLATLERALANMASLYGRGYRGQYAKEVASRLHGIELMVGPYAVAQLRLSQAIQGEGGSLPEEGLNLYLADTLEAPEAPPLEQVFFYERLAEERKRAAELKRDKPILVVLGNPPYDRVEGESQEERERKGGWVLRGPREPYPLMEDFLRPAREADLGIHLKNLYNLYVYFWRFALWKVFEQDPERGGVLCFITPSSYLQGPAFAGMREHVRRVADRVYILDLGGEGRGAVREENVFNIQTPVAIALVVRRGPQDSQTPARVFYHRLAPTTREEKLKELEELPPLKDIPFREAPRDWQAPFVPEVGGEWTRWPKLTDLFPWQHSGVEFKRTWPIGPTEEVLKKRWEILLKAPPGERRALFRETGDRLLVKSHRAIFSSKPLPPIATLGPGNPPEAIVRYGYRSFDRAWAIADGRVCSRPRPSLWQTWSERQVYLTSLLTTPLGRGPALVATAYLPDLHHFSSRGGKDIIPLFRDREGREPNLTRGLLKLLEEAYGFPVSPEDFAAYVYALLAHPAYTERFAEELRVPGPRVPLTKDPSLFREGAELGAYLLWLHTYGERYAEGRSWPPKGRARWAKPPSAYPEGHSYDPETRILHVGDGEVEDVAPEVYGFEVSGFLPVESWLGFRQRNRRGRRSSPLDDVVPSEWPADLGRELLELLWVLEKTLEIYPEQKELLQKVLEGPLFTVDELPTPTPEQREPPGGEEEKPQEAEAVGEEEGENGAEHVVQPRLLSLREASRDGVYGNQP, encoded by the coding sequence ATGACGGGAGACACTTGGGTCCTCAGTATAAGGAAATACCTAAGCGAGCTTCGCCGGGTTCAGGCCCTAGCCCAGGGCGAGGCCGAGCCCGAGGCCCAGCTCATCCCGTTGGTGAAGGGGCTTTTGGAGGAAACCCTGGGGGTGCGGGTGGTCATAGAGGCCCGTCCCAAAGGGGATACCAAAGTGGGCAAGCCGGACCTAGGGGTGAAGCACCAGGGGCTCCTGGTGGGCTTCGTGGAGCTCAAGGCTCCGGGCAAGGGGGCCGACCCCGAAAGGTACAGGGGCCACGACCGGGAGCAGTGGGAGAGGTTCCGCCAGCTACCCAATCTGGTCTACACGGACGGGCGGGACTTCGCCCTCTTCCGCGAGGGGGAGAAGGTCCGAGAGGTGCGGCTAGCCTCGGAGGGCGACGCCGAAGCTCTGCGGGAGCTCTTCCTGGACTTCCTCAACTGGAGGCCCCTGGTCCCTAGGAACCCCCAGGAGCTGGCCCGCTTCCTCGCCCCCCTGGCCCGCTTCCTGCGGGAGGCGGTGCTGGAGGAGGTGAGGGAGAACCCAAACGGAGAACTGGCGCGTCTTCGCGAAGAGTGGCGCAAAAACCTCCTGCCCGAGGGGGATGAGAGGGTCTTCGCCGACGCCTACGCCCAGCTCATCACCTACGGCTTCCTCCTGGCCGCGGCCCTGGACAGCGGGGAGGAGCCCCTCTACCTGGAGCGGGCCCTGGAGCTCCTGGAGGGGCGGTACGGCCTCCTCATGGAGGCCCTCTTCGTGGCCAACCACCCCCGGCTCCTGGCGGAGATCCGCCCTGCCTACGACCTCCTGCGGCGGGCCCTCCGGGCGGTGGATCCCTCGGTTTTCCGCGTCCAAGGCGTTGACCCCTGGCTCTACTTCTACGAGGACTTCCTGCAGGCGTACGACCCCGATCTCCGCAAGGACATGGGGGTCTACTACACCCCGGTGCCCGTGGTCAGGGCCATGGTGCGCTTGGTGGACGAGGCGCTGAAAGAGGGCTTCGGCCTGGCGGAGGGCCTGGCCCACGAGAAGGTCACCGTCCTGGACCCCGCCATGGGCACGGGGACCTTTCTCCTCGCCACCTTGGAACGGGCGCTCGCAAACATGGCTTCCCTCTACGGGAGGGGCTACCGGGGACAGTACGCGAAAGAAGTGGCCTCCCGCCTCCACGGCATAGAGCTCATGGTGGGCCCCTACGCCGTGGCCCAGCTCCGCCTCTCCCAGGCGATCCAAGGGGAAGGGGGCTCCCTCCCCGAGGAAGGCCTCAACCTCTACCTGGCCGACACCCTGGAGGCCCCGGAGGCCCCCCCTCTAGAGCAGGTCTTCTTCTACGAGCGCCTGGCGGAGGAGCGCAAAAGGGCTGCGGAACTCAAGCGGGACAAGCCCATCCTGGTGGTCCTGGGCAATCCCCCCTACGATCGGGTAGAAGGGGAAAGCCAGGAGGAGCGCGAGAGGAAGGGGGGTTGGGTCCTGAGGGGGCCCCGGGAACCCTACCCCCTCATGGAGGACTTCCTCCGGCCGGCCAGGGAGGCGGACCTGGGAATACACCTCAAGAACCTCTACAACCTCTACGTCTACTTCTGGCGCTTCGCCCTGTGGAAGGTCTTTGAGCAGGACCCAGAACGTGGTGGAGTCCTGTGCTTCATCACCCCCAGCTCCTACCTCCAGGGTCCGGCCTTCGCCGGGATGCGGGAACACGTCCGCCGGGTAGCGGACCGGGTCTACATCCTGGACCTGGGGGGAGAGGGCAGGGGAGCGGTGAGGGAGGAGAACGTCTTCAACATCCAGACCCCCGTGGCCATCGCCCTGGTGGTGCGGCGCGGCCCCCAGGACTCCCAAACCCCGGCCCGGGTCTTCTACCACCGCCTGGCGCCCACTACTCGGGAGGAGAAGCTGAAGGAGCTGGAGGAGCTTCCCCCCCTCAAGGACATCCCCTTCCGGGAAGCCCCCAGGGACTGGCAAGCCCCCTTCGTCCCCGAGGTGGGCGGGGAGTGGACCAGGTGGCCCAAGCTCACGGACCTCTTCCCCTGGCAGCACTCGGGGGTAGAGTTCAAGCGCACCTGGCCCATCGGGCCCACCGAAGAGGTCCTGAAAAAGCGTTGGGAGATCCTCCTGAAAGCCCCCCCCGGAGAAAGGCGTGCGCTCTTTCGGGAAACAGGAGACCGCCTATTAGTAAAGAGTCATCGGGCCATCTTTAGTTCCAAGCCCTTGCCCCCCATCGCCACCCTTGGTCCTGGGAACCCGCCCGAGGCCATCGTGCGCTACGGCTACCGGAGCTTTGACCGCGCCTGGGCCATCGCGGACGGGAGGGTGTGTAGCCGTCCTCGCCCCTCCTTGTGGCAGACCTGGAGCGAGAGGCAGGTCTACCTCACCTCCCTCCTCACCACCCCTCTAGGAAGAGGACCTGCCCTGGTGGCCACGGCCTACCTTCCTGACTTGCACCACTTCAGTTCCCGTGGAGGCAAGGACATCATCCCCCTCTTCCGCGACCGGGAGGGCCGGGAGCCCAACCTGACACGGGGCCTCCTGAAGCTCCTGGAAGAGGCCTACGGCTTTCCCGTCTCCCCCGAGGACTTCGCCGCCTACGTCTACGCCCTCCTGGCCCACCCCGCCTACACGGAACGCTTCGCGGAAGAGCTCAGGGTACCTGGGCCCAGGGTCCCGCTCACCAAGGACCCCAGCCTCTTCAGGGAGGGCGCGGAGCTGGGGGCCTACCTCCTCTGGCTCCACACCTACGGGGAACGGTACGCCGAGGGGCGGAGCTGGCCCCCCAAGGGCAGGGCCCGCTGGGCCAAACCCCCCTCCGCCTACCCCGAGGGGCACAGCTACGACCCCGAAACGAGAATCCTTCACGTGGGAGACGGGGAGGTAGAGGACGTAGCCCCAGAGGTCTACGGGTTTGAGGTCTCCGGCTTCCTTCCAGTAGAGAGCTGGCTGGGGTTCCGCCAGAGGAACAGGAGGGGGCGGAGGAGTAGCCCTTTGGATGATGTCGTCCCTTCGGAATGGCCCGCAGACTTAGGCCGGGAGCTTCTGGAACTCCTCTGGGTCTTGGAGAAGACCCTGGAGATCTACCCTGAGCAGAAGGAGCTTCTGCAAAAGGTTCTGGAGGGCCCCCTCTTTACCGTGGATGAACTTCCGACCCCGACTCCTGAACAGCGGGAACCGCCTGGGGGAGAAGAGGAGAAACCCCAGGAAGCTGAAGCGGTTGGAGAGGAGGAGGGAGAGAACGGCGCGGAGCACGTGGTCCAGCCCAGGCTCCTCTCCCTCAGAGAAGCGAGTAGGGACGGAGTCTACGGGAACCAACCGTGA
- a CDS encoding helix-turn-helix domain-containing protein has translation MPRTPRNPLPPRVARLVERRKALGLTQEGLARLAGFSTSLMAKIERGAVDLRSLSAQHVVGLARALGLPLNALLDEDLPGGELAKPLLLPVYRAPEDLAREDVERFAITPEQVPPGAEVGRLAYLTLPGRWFTTLDVPFPLTRKAHVMAELRPLVRPGGVYVVRHGEGMGFATDEALRGGRLALYPLDPSLPTLWLEGERPEVVGLVRAWLTWE, from the coding sequence ATGCCTAGGACCCCACGCAACCCCCTACCCCCCCGCGTGGCCCGCCTGGTGGAGCGCCGCAAGGCGCTGGGCCTCACCCAAGAAGGCCTCGCCCGTCTGGCGGGCTTCTCCACCAGCCTCATGGCCAAGATCGAGCGGGGGGCCGTGGACCTCAGGAGCCTCTCCGCCCAGCACGTGGTGGGCCTGGCCAGGGCCCTGGGCCTCCCCCTGAACGCCCTCCTGGACGAGGACCTGCCGGGGGGCGAGCTGGCCAAGCCCCTCCTCCTCCCCGTCTACCGGGCCCCCGAGGACCTGGCCCGGGAGGACGTGGAGCGCTTCGCCATCACCCCCGAGCAGGTGCCCCCCGGGGCGGAGGTGGGCAGGCTGGCCTACCTCACCCTCCCCGGCCGGTGGTTCACCACCCTGGACGTCCCCTTCCCCCTCACCCGGAAGGCGCACGTGATGGCGGAGCTCAGGCCTCTGGTGCGGCCCGGAGGGGTCTACGTGGTCCGCCACGGGGAGGGGATGGGCTTCGCCACCGACGAGGCCCTGCGGGGAGGCCGCCTCGCCCTCTACCCCCTGGACCCCTCCCTCCCCACCCTCTGGCTCGAAGGGGAGAGGCCCGAGGTGGTGGGCCTGGTGCGGGCCTGGCTCACCTGGGAGTAG